One segment of Longimicrobium sp. DNA contains the following:
- a CDS encoding thioesterase II family protein: MSTQPAKDPWIQRPRPRPEARLRLLLLPHAGGGASMFRGWTDALPPDVEVCPVQLPGRENRMMEKAFDRMDPLVETLAGVLERWRDLPYAVFGHSNGAAVGFELARRARRTGTPGPVHLFASGRRAPDIPSRLPDVAALPDAEMIEELSRLGGIPREVTQHPELMQLLLPLLRADMALIETYEFREEPPLPIPITVYTGLSDPRVTMDEAEAWARHTAAGYRIRTFPGDHFYLAGGSGSVLAALSADLRGVIAGL; encoded by the coding sequence TGCTGCCGCACGCGGGCGGCGGCGCGTCGATGTTCCGCGGCTGGACCGACGCCCTGCCGCCCGACGTGGAGGTGTGCCCGGTGCAGCTCCCCGGGCGCGAGAACCGCATGATGGAGAAGGCGTTCGACCGCATGGACCCGCTGGTCGAGACGCTGGCCGGGGTGCTGGAGCGCTGGCGCGACCTGCCGTACGCGGTGTTCGGCCACAGCAACGGCGCCGCGGTCGGCTTCGAGCTGGCGCGGCGGGCCCGGCGCACGGGCACGCCGGGGCCGGTGCACCTGTTCGCCTCGGGCCGCCGCGCGCCCGACATCCCCTCGCGCCTTCCCGACGTGGCCGCGCTCCCGGACGCGGAGATGATCGAGGAGCTGTCCCGGCTGGGCGGGATCCCGCGCGAGGTGACCCAGCACCCCGAGCTGATGCAGCTGCTCCTTCCGCTGCTGCGCGCGGACATGGCGCTGATCGAGACGTACGAGTTCCGCGAAGAGCCGCCGCTCCCCATCCCCATCACCGTGTACACGGGCCTCTCGGACCCGCGCGTCACGATGGACGAGGCCGAGGCATGGGCGCGCCACACCGCGGCGGGCTACCGCATCCGCACCTTCCCCGGCGACCACTTCTACCTGGCCGGGGGGAGTGGATCGGTGCTCGCCGCGCTCTCCGCGGACCTCCGCGGCGTCATCGCGGGGTTGTGA